Part of the Actinomycetes bacterium genome is shown below.
ACCCTGCAGGTGTCAAAAGGCAGTTTGCCGGGCTTTCTGATAGGGATAAAGCCTACCCCCATTTTATAGGCCATTGCAGCACCAAAAACGAAACCCCTGGCCTCGGCCCCCAGTATGGCATCTATTTTTACTCCCTTATAGTGATCGGCCATTATGTCTACCGAATGCCTGAAAGCCTCTCCATTTGCAAGCAGAGGAGTTATGTCCCTGAACACTACTCCCTTTTTGGGAAAATCAGGGATGCTTCTTATAATTTTTTTTAAATCCATACTACTGCCTTCCTAGAAATATTATAATCTTTTATAGCTTTTAACACTGCTTAGCAGCGAGTCTATTAATAAATCCGTATCCAGCTGCTTGAAACCAAGCTGTTCCAGTATTTCCGCTGCATCATATTTCTGCCCATAGCTCCAGACCTCTTTCAAAAAATTACCAGCCCGCCGGTTTGAATACCACCTGTTTCCATACTCGGTGCAAAGGTACTGGTTAAGCTGCGCCTCAAAAGACCAGGCCCTGATGTAATTGGTACAATAAAAACCGGGGTCAACATCTGTCATGTAACTCTGCGGGGAATAGCTCATGTTACAGGCCCGGCCAAGTATCTGACAGTAGTCTTTCTCCCGGCCGGCAATAGGGCTTCCATCATGAAGCAAAAGCTCATACTCCAGTTTCCCTGCATACCTTCTACAATACCAGAGTTTTAACAAATTACTAAAATAACAGAATTGGTCTGCAGCATCCGGACTCATTTTAATAAAATCCATCAACCACCACCTATTCTGCATCAGGGATTCGAGTAGAAATGCAAATCCTTCTGTAACTGCATTATCCCCTAAAAACTTAAACTCAAAAGGCTGGGTGCAGGATGTATGGGCAAAATGCTGGGCATGCCCGCCCTCGTGAAAGAAAGCCTCAAAATCATCCTGGCCGCCACTGGGCATTACTACCAGATATATCTCCTCGGGAATTCTGACCGTTGAACAAAATGCCCGTGGAGACTTATTTTTTCGCCTCTCTATATCAAATATGATATTTTTCTGCTGATATATATCAATGTCCAGCCCCAGCAAAGTTTCAGAAAAGGCATCAATCATATAATCCTGTTTAAAATAGGGATCATACTCCTTTCCCCGTTTAACATAGGCAAAATCACTTCTACTACTCTGGTCCAAAGTTATTCCCAGCCGGGTGTATACCAGGTTCCCGAAGTGTTTCCGGTAAACATCCTGGGTCTGGTCCAGCAGTTTTTTCATACCTTCAAGGGTGTGGTTAAAATCCTCTCCTTTCAGAGAAGAGAAAAGCAAACTGTAGCTTTTAAAGCCCAGGTGCCTGGCCTGCTGGTGAGACTGCTTCCAATAGAGGCGCAGGTTATCATTTAATATCTCCGCAATTTTTTCATTTTTGACTTGTTCAATTTTATCCCTTTTCTGTTTAACCGGTTCATTGGCCAGCATTACATCCAGAAACCTGAAAGGGACCTGGTTTCCTTCAACCTTAACCTGGATTTGAGCTTCATCATTAGCTATTTCCTGCCTTATATGCTGCACCTGCTTCTCAATTAAATTCTCTGCACAAAACTTAAGCAGGTAAGCGTATCTCTTTTTGTTTTCACCCTTCTGTTGCTTCTGTATCTGCTGCAGATCTTCCATATTCTGGTAAGTAAAAAGCCAACCGTACTCTGCAAATATCTGATCCAGTTCCAAATTCTCTTTTCTTCCAGAGAAATGCAGATAATACTCCTTGTCCATCCTGGATAGAAATTCCTCTGCGCTTTTCCGGTATTTGCTTACATTCAGGCTAACCAATATTTTCCTTTACTGTTTTTACAATACTGTCAGCATCAAACCCATAAGCTTCAATAAGTTCCTGGGGAGTGCCCGAAGCTCCAAATTTATCTTGGACTCCCAACCTGATAACTCTGGCCGGCTGTCCCTGGGAAAGAACCTCGCATACCGCACTGCCCAGACCGCCAATTACATTATGGTCTTCTACAGTTATGACCAGCCCTGTCTTGCGGGCACTGTCCATCAAGAGCTGCTGGTCGATAGGCTTGATGGATGCCATATTTATAAGATCTACCTCTATACCCTCCTGTTCCAGTTTTCTGGCTGCATCCATGGCTATATGGGTAGTAAAGCCGGCAGCAACTATGGTGGCGGCATCACCTTCAAACAACTTAACGCCTTTGCCCAGTTCAAACTGGTACTCATCAGAAAATATAACCGGCGCCGAACCCCTGCAAAGCCTTACGTAGCAAGGGCCATCTATGTTAAGCACCTGTTCCAATACTTTTTCGGTTTCTGTAGCATCAGCCGGGGACAGCACCTTAATATTGGGAATGGACCTCATTATAGCCACATCTTCAATGGCCTGATGGGTGGCTCCATCCTCTCCAACAGTAATACCGGTATGGGTTGCGCATATCTTTACATTAAGCCGGGGGTATGCTACCGATATGCTTACCTGATCTGCAGCTCTTTTAGAGGCAAATACCCCAAAAGTAGAGGCAAACGGAATTTTGCCCATGGTGGCCAACCCAGCAGCAGCACTCATCATATTGGATTCGGCTATTCCAAAATTGAAAAACCTGTGGGGAAACTTGGAACCAAAGATATTGGTTTTGGTGGATTTGGAAAGGTCGCAGTCCAAAACAACTATATCTTCATTTTCTTCTCCCAGTTCTGCCAGTTTCTTCCCGTACGCAGCCCGGGTAGCAATCTTTTTATCTTCAGTTGAAAGAATATTTTTTATATTATCTGGAATCATAAAAACTCCTTAATTTCTAGTTTTAATACCTTTTCTTACCTGTTAAGACACTCTATGGCTTTAGCCTTTTGTTCCTCAGATGGAGCCTGGCCATGCCACTCGCAAAGGCCTTCCATAAAATCAACACCTTTTCCTTTGACCGTATTGGCAACTATAGCCGCTGGTTTATCCCTGGTGTCCATTGCTTTTTTGACCGCCTGTTCAATCTGGTCAAGATCATGGCCATCTATCTCTATTACCTCCCAGCCAAAAGCTTTCCATTTATCGGCCAGGGGTTCACTATTCATAATATCTCTGGTAAATCCGTCAATCTGGAGCCCGTTCTTATCTACAAATACAGTAAGGTTGTCCAGCTTGTAGTGCGCTGCCGCCATAGCCGCCTCCCATATCTGGCCTTCTTCGCATTCTCCGTCACCAACAACAGCAAAAACTTTTAAGCTCTGCTTATCCAGTTTTGCTCCCAGTGCCATGCCCACGGCGCAGGACAATCCCTGACCCAGCGAACCTGTGCTCATATCTACGCCCGGGGTTTTATTCATATCCGGGTGACCCTGAAGTATGCTTCCAAACTTCCTTAAAGTCTTAAGGTGGGACTTTTCAAAGTATCCCTTCTCTGCCAGTGCAGCATAGAGTACCGGACAGGCATGCCCCTTGGAGAGTACCACCCTGTCCCTGTCCTTTTTCCCTGGATCCCGGGGATCAATATTTAATATTCCGCTAAAATACAGATAGGCAAACACGTCAGTCATGGATAATGCTCCGCCAGGATGGCCGGATCCTGCCTCACATAGCATATCGATGATATCAACCCTTATCGCCTTCGCGGATTGCTGCAACTTTTTTTTCATTTCTTCTTCCATCCGGATTCCTTTCTTTATTTACATAAAATCAATTGTATAATTATAGTAAAAATAACCAGTTTTAAAAAGTTTGTAATAATATATTAGCATTAGTAGAATATATAAAAAATGATAAAAGGAAAATAATGTATAAAAAAGAGCTTTACAAAAAAATTTTGATAATTGGAGGAAATGTTGCCGGACTGGCAGCAGCCAGCCAGGCCAAAAGGGTTTACCCTGAAGCTGAAGTCATGGTACTGGAATCAGGCCAGTATATTTCCTACGGGTCATGCGGACTGCCCTATTATGTTACCGGCGAGATAAAAGATTTTGAACAGATTTTTGTCTACTCTCCCAAATTTTTTGAAGAAAAAAGGGATATCAGAATTCTGTTAAACCATAGGGTAACCCGGCTGGATACCGCCAACAAGCAGGTCATCGTAAACGACGGCCAGGCAATCGGATACGACCGCCTGATTATATGCAGCGGAGCCTCCCCGGTGCCCATTGATTTACCCGGGTCACATTTACAGAATATTTTTACATTCTGGAATGTAGTAGATACGGTAAAAGTTAAAACCTTTATTGATGAAAATAAACCCAGAAAAGCAGTGATCGCAGGAGCTGGTTCCATAGGACTGCTTATGGCAGAAACCTTTAAGGCCCTGGGTATAGAGGTGACCATAGTTGAACTGGCTGAAAAAATATTAAAAGACTATGAGACTGAAATTACCGACCTGGTGGCAGAAGCCCTGAAACAGAACCAGATTAAGGTTATGCTGTCCTCTAAAATCTTAAGCTTTGACGGCAGGGGAAGCAATTTAGCCCAATCAGCCACCATAAGCCAGTGCCATGAAACCATAAATTTGGAAACAGATATGACCCTGATGTCAGTAGGAGTTAGGCCCAACACCGATTTTCTGTCTTCTACCTCAGTAGAGCTGGGGCCATATAATGCAGTTAAGGTAAATCCAAGCCTGCAATCCTCCCATATTAATATTTTTGCTGCTGGAGACTGCGCTACGGTGAAGAATATAGTAACCGGAAAAGATGATTATATTCCCACCGCCAATAATGCTGCCAAAACCGGAAGAATAGCAGGGGCAAATGCAGCTGGCGCAAATATCACTTTTAAGGGCTCGGTTAATACCAAGGTGGATAAAATCTTTGGCCTGGAGTTTGCTAAAACAGGGATAAACATAGAAGAAGCTTCTGCTATGGGCTATGAAGTTCTCAAGGTTACCGGAAGCTATCCCTCTCATGTAAAAGCACTGCCCGGAGCCGATCCTATAACCATAGTTCTGGCGGCTGATATTAAAACCAGGAAGATCCTGGGGGCCCAGATGGTTGGTAAAAAAGAGGTAAGTAAACGTATTGATGTGTTTGCGGCTGCCATTACCGCCGAAATGACTGTAGACGATGTATATATGCTGGATCTATCCTATGCCCCCAAAGTAGCCACGGTATGGGACCCGGTAAACAAGATCTGTGCCAAAGCAGTACTTGCCCTGGACCAATCCTAGTATTTTAAAACAGGCCTTCCTGTTCACCATCCCCGTCATCTTCCTGGTCCGGATAGTAGGGGTGGCCTGAGTCATCCAGCTTTCTAAGCAGAACTGAACGCTCAAAGTTCTTTACAAAATGGGACCATCCCTCGTCCCCGCTGCCCTGGTCAAACAGGTCATTGTAGGCAGCTATCTCCGCATCCATATAATCCACATGGTGGACTATAAATGCTTCCAGTATCTTGGGCCTCTTGGGTGACCCAAATTCCTTGTATCCATGGTGGGAAAGGATTATATGTAATATTCTGTCCTTCAGGTCAGCAGGAAAACCCTTGATCTGATTAATTTTTTCCAGAACCCAGCTATACCCCATAGTTATATGGCCCAGCAGCTTGCCCTCATCAGTAAATTTAATAACTACTCCCACTTCATATTCTTTCATCTTGCCTATGTCATGGAGCAGGGCTCCGGCTATTAGCAGATCCCTGTTTATATTCTGGTAAGTATCAGCGACCAGGTCGCAGACCCTGCATACATAAAGGGTATGTTCCAGCAGCCCGCCACCATAGGCATGATGGTACTGTACTGCTGCTGTTGCCTTACAGAAGTCGGCTGCAAATTTTTTGTCACCAAAAAAAGCCTGCAGCAGCTGTTTTAAATAATGGTTTTTAACCGAATCTACCTTTAGCTTGATTTCGGCGAACATCTCGTCAACATCTCTTTTGGTGGATTTGATAAAATCAGTATAATCAATATTCTTTTTATCTTCTATTTTGGATAGAGATTCAATAGTAAGCTGTTTACTGCTCCTGTATTCACTAACCGAACCGGCAACTGCTACAAAATCACCTTCTTTAAAATCAGCAGCCTGATTTAAGGCTTCGGTCCAGACTACGGCCTGTATATCCCCTTCCCGGTCCTGCAGGGTCAACAAACAAAAATCATCCCCGTTTTTTTTCTTCTTTACTATTTTTTTGGCCACTACAAATACGGAGTTTATGTGGGAGCCAACTTTCAAATCATTTACAAATTCTTTTTTCCGGTAATTCATAATTATTTCTCTATTTCCCAATTTTTAAAATAATCTATTTTACTGTAGTCAGTCATATCATAATGTACCGGTGTAATGGATATATATCCATTTTTAATGGCACAATAGTCATCACTTTCATTTTCACACATCTGTACAAATTCTCCATCCATCCAGTAATAATTTCTTCCCCTGGGATCGGTTCTCTTGATAAAGAAATCATTGAATTTAGCAGTACTCTGGCAGGTAATTCTAATCCCCTTGATTTGTTTTTCAGGAAGGTCAGGCAAATTTATATTCAACAGTACTTTCCGGGGAAGACCGCCTCTGGATATTATCATCTTAGCCATTTTTTTGGCAAATCCGGCAGCATAGCTGTAGTCCGGATTCTTCAAATTATCTACAGATATAGCCATGGACGGTATGTCGTATACCGTTCCTTCGGTAGCAGCAGATACCGTGCCCGAATATATTACGTTCTCCCCAATATTGGCTCCCTTATTTATCCCGGATATAACCAGGTCTGGTTTTTTACCCAGAATAGCCTTTACTGCCAGTTTTACACAATCTGCCGGGGTTCCATCTACCGCATAGCCAAAAAATTTGCCGTCTCTGGTTTCTTCCCAAACCGGTATGGGGCTGAACACGGTAATGGCATGCCCTACTGCACTCCTTTCCTTGTCCGGAGCAATGACCACCACCTTAAACTGGTCATCTTCCCTAATTTCCCTATAGAGCCTGTACAGCCCTTCGGACTCAATCCCGTCATCATTGGTGAGTAGTATCGTTTTTTTATCCATACATAATTTCTATAATTTTAATTTTTTAATTTTAAACAAAAAAAATGGTTTAAGCAAAAATACCCGGGACAAGTAAAACCAGATAATACAGAAACCGTACTGTTTTCACCCCGGAGAGCACAGGCATTAAACCACCACTAAAATAGTATATAGCGCTACAGGCACCCTATAGTAAATCTTTTAAAAATTTATATTGGTAATATAATCATTATAAGCCTGTTCCCAGCTGGACGTTTGTTGGGGCTGATAAGGTTTTACTGCCGAAGAATTTTTGGATATCTCTCTTCCCTGGCTTAAATTACTTATCTGGCCTGCAGCCTTAAGCTGCATTAAGAAATTGCCTACCGAGGTAGTTTCGGTAGGACCGGCAATAACCGGTATTCCGGTAGCATCAGCTGTCCACTGGCATAATAATCTGTCTTTGGTGCCGCCTCCGATAAGATGCAGCAGCTCCAGCTTTTGGCCGGTTAACTTTTCTAATGATTTAACCTCATGCTTGAACTTTAATACCAGCCCCTCATAGAACAGCCTGGCTGCTTCCCCTATACTTTCGGGCTTATGTCCGCTGCAGTTATCCCCTATTACCTGAGGCATATCCGAGCTGGGGTGGGTAAAGGCAGGATTGTTTACATCTATAAAACCGGCAAAAGGTGAAGCAGCCCGGGCTAACTCCATGATCCTGTCCCAGGCAATTTTTTCTCCCAGATCCTTTATCCATTTAGCCCTGCATTGCTGTATTATCCACATTCCGGTTATGTTTTTTATAAATAAATTACTATCTTCTGCTCCTCCCTCATTGGAATAACCCAGATCAAAAACCTCTTTATTTATTATGGGCTTTTCTGTTTCCTTGCCCAGTATAGCCCAGGTACCCAGGCTTAAAAAAGCCCAGTTCCTGTCGCTGCTAACCGGTATTCCCGCTACAGCTGATGGGGTATCATGGGTAACCGGAGCAATGACTTCTAAAGGCCTGATTCCCAGATGGCTGCATACCGAATCAGAAATCCTGCCTATTTTTTCTCCCGGTTTGATAATAGGGGCAAACCGGTCAGCAGGAAGGCCGGCTGCCCTGAGTATTTTATCCTCCCATTTCTTTTCTACCTGGTTATACATTATTGTAGTGGTAATCCTGGTCCATTCATTAAAAGTCTTGCCGGTAAGAAAGTAATTTAAAATATCAGGTATGCTGAGATAGGTCTTACCGTATTCAATTTCCGGTGCCTGGTTTATGCTCAGGGAAAAAAGCTGAAAAAGATCAAATATAGGGCTAACCTCTGATCCCGCCAGTTTGAAAAGGTCAAAAGCTGGAATCAATTTCAGCAACTTTTTGCTGTCTTTGCTCCGCTGCTGATCCCGGTAATGTACTGGGTTGGACACAAGTTTACCGTTTTTGCCAATAAACCCAAAGTCTGCACCCCAGGCATCCAGAGCCAGTGATTGTATATCCCTGTACTGTTCCAATGATTTCTGTATGCCTATTTTAAGTTCTTCATACAGGCTTAAAATATCCCAGTATAAGGTGCCGGAAGCGTAGACCGGCCTGTTTTCAAACCGGTGGGTTACCGCCATGCTATATTTATTACCATCAAAGCTGAATACGGCAGCTCTTCCATTGCTGGCCCCAAAATCAAATACCAGATAATTTCTATTGCTCATCGATCCCCCTAATCAATTAATAAAAATAGTAAGGATATTAAAAGATTAATACAGTTTTCTTAAATTTAAAAGTCTTAAACCCGGCAGGACCTTGGTATAAAATAATAAGGGGCCATGCTCCCTTTTTCAGAAGCATGGCCCCTTATGGTTTTTAGCCTATTTTAAGGCATCTTTTCTTTTCTGGACATATTCTTCAATTTCCTGCATGGACCCGGAAAATTCTTTAGCCGTATACTGGAAAGCTGCCTGATCTATAAAATCATCAATTGCAATTCCGTCTTCTTCATAGCCTTCCACAAAATAAGGTATCTTGAGTAATTTTTCCATTATCTCATCCGGTGCCGGATCATCCATCTGGCAACCCAGCTCTTTCTGGTCACAAATCTTTATAAAATCGCTTATCATCTCCGGGTTTATGGTATAAACCATATTGCCGCCAGCAACTTTTTCTATATGAAGTACCTCGTCAGGTTCTGGACCCACCCTGGAAGAACACAGCAGCAGCTTGCTGTAATAACCCCTGGATTTGTCATTTAATATCTGGTGGGCTTTCTTGGCTATAGCCACACCGGTCCATCTCTGAAGCTCTTCGGTTAACTCGATACCAGCCTGTTTTGCGCTTTCAAAATATGGTTCCCTGGCTTCAAATCTGCCAATCATGATAGTAATTACTGATCTCCACTGACTGTAATCTATCCCCCATTGCTGGCCTCTCTCATACCCTCTTTTCACTGCTTCTGCTACCTGTACTACCTGGGGAACATCAAATACCAGAGTAGCATTGGTGGGAATACCTACCGATGTCAACATTTCAATTACATAAATACCCTCTTTGGACCCAGGACATTTAACCATGATATTCGGTGATATCTTCTTTAAAACCAGAGCCTGCCTGAGCATCTCTTTTACATCGGTTACCAGACGCGGGTCTACCTGGGCACTAACATAACCCTTCTTATAGCCTGACTTTTCAAACAAAGGCATAAACAGTTTGGTGCCCTCTTCGGTTATTGCTTTATATACCTCCCAGGCCAGCTCATAGTTTGATTTGGCCGGGTTTTCTTTTATTATCCTATCCACTATGGGATCAACCTTTTCCGGAATAAGGTCCAGAACTTTTCTGGTGAGTTTCGGATTTGTGGTTATTCCGTCAAAAAGTGTATCCTGCGGGTTATCAAAATCAAAAAGTTTCTTAAGTCTTTCAGCGGCCAGCTTCTTGTCCTCTGCCGGTGCATCCTTTAATTCATCCTCGGCCCATTTTTCGAACGCAAGCGGTGATGAATCCCACCAAATCTCCATATCCTCTGAGGTTTCAGATAGACGTTGTATTGCGGATTTTTCATATTTTGCCATTTTTTATCCTCCAATTGTTAAAAATTACAATTTGTAATAATACCTAAATAATTAATTTAAATCAATTTCCTAACTGCCTCCACTATATCCGCCTGGTGAGGTATGGAAGCCTGCTCCAGGGTAGAATTATAGGGGATAGGGGTGTTAAGGCCGGCCACAACTTTTATGGGAGCATCCAGCCAGTCAAATGCTGAATCTACCACCCGGGCACAAATATCTGAAGCCACGCTTCCTCTCTGACAAGCCTCACTGACTATTACCAGCCGGTTAGTCTTTTTTACCGATTCTATTAATGCCTGTTCATCCAGGGGCACCAGAGTCCTGGGATCAAAGACTTCACAGCTTATTCCCTCCTTCTCCAGCTCTTCTGCAGCCTTAAGGGCTTCAAAAACCATGGCCGAATAAGCAAAAATGGTTATATCGGTTCCCTCTCTTTTGATATCCGCGCTGCCAAAGGGTATGAGGTACTCCTCGGCGGGGACTTCTCCCTGGTTAAGATAAATCATTTTCTGCTCTATAAACATAGTGGGATTATCATCCCTTATAGCAGTCTTGAGCAGGCCTTTGGCATCATAAGCTGTAGAAGGCATAACTACTTTAAGTCCCGGAACATGATAGAACCATGCTTCCAGGCTCTGGGAATGCTGGGCGGCCACTCCCCTGCCGGCTCCCCCCTGAGTCCTTATAACCAGAGGCACATTCAAGCTATCGCCAGTCATATACCTGATTTTTGCTGCCTGGTTTACAATCTGATCCATGGCCAGGGTTGCAAAATCTATAAACATAATTTCTGAAATAGGCCGGTATCCGGTAAGAGCCGCTCCCACGCCGGCACCCAGAATAGCTGCTTCAGAAATAGGAGTGTTTATCACCCGGTCCGGGCCATATTTGTCCAATAAGCCTTTATAGACCCTGAAAGCTCCGCCATAAACCCCGATGTCTTCACCAATAAGAAATACTTTCGGGTCCCGGTCCATTTCCTCAATAATAGCCTGCCTTAATGCTTCTCTATATTCAATCTCTGCCATGATTTTCCTTCCCTATCGCTTGCCCTAAAATATCATTTAGATGTGTTTGACTTCTTCTAAGAATTGTTCCAGGTCAGGCTCCGGGCTTTGTTCGGCAAACTTAACCGATTCCTCTACACTATCGGTTATCTCTCTATCAATATCCTGTACCTGCTTTTTGGTAACCACTTTTTCCTTAATTAGCTTCTGTGTATAGTTGGTTACCGGATCTTTTTCGCTCTTATAGTAATCGGCTTCTTCCTTTTTTCTGTATTCTGCCGGGTCATTGGGATGATGTCCGGTAAACCTGTAGGTTTTTGCTTCAATAAGGGATGGTCCCCGGCCTTTTCTGGCCCCGCGGGCAGCGTCTGAAACTGCCTTAAATATCTGCTCAGGATCTGTACCGTCCACTATTATTCCCGGCATGGAATAGGAATCTGACCTATCGGCTACATCTTCACAGGCTACTGAATCCTTGGAACACATGGAAATAGCATACAAATTATTTTCACATATATATATGACCGGCAGTTTAAAAACTGAGGCCATATTTAAAGACTCATGAAAAACACCATTATTGGCAGCCCCGTCTCCGAAAAAGCAAAGAACCACCCTACCCCTGCCTTCCAGTTTGCAGCTAAATCCGGCTCCAACCGAAATGGGAATACCTCCTCCCACAATACCATTGGCACCCAGAATCTTGAGATGGGTATCTGCAATATGCATTGAACCTCCCCGGCCCTTGCAATAGCCGGTACTCTTTCCCAGCAGTTCTGCCATCATCTTATTCAGGTCACCGCCCTTGGCAATACAATGCCCATGGCCTCTATGGGTAGAAACTATATAATCATCTTTTTTTATAGCCTGGCAGGCTCCAGAAGCTACTGCTTCTTCGCCCAGATAAGGATGTAAATATCCCCATATTTTCCCTGTCTGGTACAACTGGATGGTTTTTTCCTCAAATCTTCTGATTTTTAACAGGGTTTTAAGTATAGTAATTCTATCGGTCTTAGTTAATCCCGGCATACCTACTCCCAAAGGTTTAAAGTTAATGTAGTAATTATATGCAAATTATTGCATATATGCAATAATAGAGCATTTATTTCCTTTTCAGTACTATTTCCGCAGCCTTGCTGTCAGTAATCAATATATTAATTAGCCTGCCTTTTAGTGCCCCGTATATAGCATCAGATTTAAGCTTATCCCCGGCTACCCCTATGGAATAAGGCACCTTGTGTAATAACCCAGCAGGCATGGCGATTAGCCTTCCGGAAAGCTTGCTGTCACATATTTTGCCCTGTATATTGAAGAAGTGAGAAAAAACATCTCCTATAGCACCTTCTTGTCTTAAAACTTCCAGGTCTTCAGGAGGGATATGGCCGGTTTTTATAAGGGTAGATATCATCTTGGGGTATAATGCTCCTATCCCCACCAGGGCAATAGTTATTCTACCAAAATACTCGGTGGTTTTTTTAATGGAGGACTCATTTAAAAAAAGATCATGGCTTTCTTTGGTGTCCACTATGGCCGGAGCATACAGCAGGTGGGGGTTTACCCCAAACCTGGAAGCAAACCTGCGGGCAATATCATGGCAGTTTAAGTTCACTGAAAGTTGATGGATACCTCCAGTTATCTGCACCACCTCTACCTGTTTGTTGATCTTGGAGGGCAGATGATTTATAACCTCATTTATGGTGGTTCCCCAGGAAACACCAATAATATCTTCGTCCTTTATAATTTCTAAAAGGTAATTGGCAGCTGCCTGGCCCAGTTTGCTCTTGAGCTCTTTATCGGAAAGGCCGCTATTCTCCACCACTATGGCCCGCTTGAGATCAAACTTCTTTTCCAGTTTTTCCTCCAGGCTGGATAGCCCCTTGGTAGGGTCAATAATATTTATCTGAACCACTCCAATATTAATGGCCTTCTTAAGTATCCGGTTAACCTGATACTTGGAAATTTTCAGTTTGGTTGATATATCTTCCTGGGTTAATCCGTCCCGGTAATAAAGGCTGGCTACCTTTACCATTAGTTTTATGTCATAAGTCATTTAACTACTGTTCCAGTTGCTCAATCTTCTTTACTTTACTTACCGTACCCCCGGTCCTCTCTATGGAAAGCCAG
Proteins encoded:
- a CDS encoding transaldolase, giving the protein MAKYEKSAIQRLSETSEDMEIWWDSSPLAFEKWAEDELKDAPAEDKKLAAERLKKLFDFDNPQDTLFDGITTNPKLTRKVLDLIPEKVDPIVDRIIKENPAKSNYELAWEVYKAITEEGTKLFMPLFEKSGYKKGYVSAQVDPRLVTDVKEMLRQALVLKKISPNIMVKCPGSKEGIYVIEMLTSVGIPTNATLVFDVPQVVQVAEAVKRGYERGQQWGIDYSQWRSVITIMIGRFEAREPYFESAKQAGIELTEELQRWTGVAIAKKAHQILNDKSRGYYSKLLLCSSRVGPEPDEVLHIEKVAGGNMVYTINPEMISDFIKICDQKELGCQMDDPAPDEIMEKLLKIPYFVEGYEEDGIAIDDFIDQAAFQYTAKEFSGSMQEIEEYVQKRKDALK
- a CDS encoding alpha-ketoacid dehydrogenase subunit beta yields the protein MAEIEYREALRQAIIEEMDRDPKVFLIGEDIGVYGGAFRVYKGLLDKYGPDRVINTPISEAAILGAGVGAALTGYRPISEIMFIDFATLAMDQIVNQAAKIRYMTGDSLNVPLVIRTQGGAGRGVAAQHSQSLEAWFYHVPGLKVVMPSTAYDAKGLLKTAIRDDNPTMFIEQKMIYLNQGEVPAEEYLIPFGSADIKREGTDITIFAYSAMVFEALKAAEELEKEGISCEVFDPRTLVPLDEQALIESVKKTNRLVIVSEACQRGSVASDICARVVDSAFDWLDAPIKVVAGLNTPIPYNSTLEQASIPHQADIVEAVRKLI
- a CDS encoding thiamine pyrophosphate-dependent dehydrogenase E1 component subunit alpha — protein: MPGLTKTDRITILKTLLKIRRFEEKTIQLYQTGKIWGYLHPYLGEEAVASGACQAIKKDDYIVSTHRGHGHCIAKGGDLNKMMAELLGKSTGYCKGRGGSMHIADTHLKILGANGIVGGGIPISVGAGFSCKLEGRGRVVLCFFGDGAANNGVFHESLNMASVFKLPVIYICENNLYAISMCSKDSVACEDVADRSDSYSMPGIIVDGTDPEQIFKAVSDAARGARKGRGPSLIEAKTYRFTGHHPNDPAEYRKKEEADYYKSEKDPVTNYTQKLIKEKVVTKKQVQDIDREITDSVEESVKFAEQSPEPDLEQFLEEVKHI
- a CDS encoding sugar-binding transcriptional regulator, which encodes MTYDIKLMVKVASLYYRDGLTQEDISTKLKISKYQVNRILKKAINIGVVQINIIDPTKGLSSLEEKLEKKFDLKRAIVVENSGLSDKELKSKLGQAAANYLLEIIKDEDIIGVSWGTTINEVINHLPSKINKQVEVVQITGGIHQLSVNLNCHDIARRFASRFGVNPHLLYAPAIVDTKESHDLFLNESSIKKTTEYFGRITIALVGIGALYPKMISTLIKTGHIPPEDLEVLRQEGAIGDVFSHFFNIQGKICDSKLSGRLIAMPAGLLHKVPYSIGVAGDKLKSDAIYGALKGRLINILITDSKAAEIVLKRK